A genomic region of Thunnus maccoyii chromosome 13, fThuMac1.1, whole genome shotgun sequence contains the following coding sequences:
- the srsf1b gene encoding serine/arginine-rich splicing factor 1B codes for MSGGGVVRGPAGSNDCRIYVGNLPPDIRSKDVEDLFYKYGAIRDIDLKNRRGGPPFAFVQFEDPRDAEDAVYGRDGYDYDGYRLRVEFPRSGRGGGGGGGGGAQGGPPRGRYGPPSRRSEHRVVVSGLPPSGSWQDLKDHMREAGDVCYADVNRDGTGVVEFVRKEDMTYAVRKLDNTKFRSHEGETAYIRVKMDGPRSPSYGRSRSRSRSKSRSRSYSPRRSRGSPRYSPRRSRSRSRT; via the exons ATGTCTGGTGGTGGTGTCGTCCGAGGACCAGCGGGGAGCAACGACTGTCGGATATATGTGGGGAATCTCCCTCCTGATATTCGCTCAAAAGACGTCGAAGATCTGTTTTACAAGTACGGAGCCATTCGTGATATCGATCTGAAGAACCGGAGAGGAGGACCGCCGTTTGCCTTCGTGCAGTTCGAGGACCCGAG ggatgctgaggatgctgtTTACGGGCGTGATGGTTATGACTACGATGGCTACCGCCTGCGTGTTGAGTTCCCCCgaagtggaagaggaggaggtggtggtggaggaggtggagcacAGGGAGGACCCCCGAGGGGGAGGTATGGTCCCCCGTCCCGACGCTCGGAGCACAGGGTTGTCGTGTCAG GTCTTCCCCCCAGTGGAAGCTGGCAGGACCTGAAGGATCACATGCGAGAGGCAGGCGATGTGTGTTACGCCGATGTGAATCGTGACGGCACTGGAGTGGTGGAGTTTGTACGCAAAGAAGACATGACCTACGCTGTCCGCAAACTTGACAACACCAAGTTTCGCTCTCATGAG ggaGAGACGGCCTACATTCGTGTGAAGATGGACGGTCCTCGCAGCCCCAGCTACGGTCGCTCCCGCAGTCGCAGCCGAAGCAAGAGCAGGTCGCGCAGCTACTCCCCTCGCCGCAGCAGAGGTTCCCCGCGCTACTCTCCCCGGCGTTCCCGCTCCCGCTCTCGCACCTAG